The Podarcis raffonei isolate rPodRaf1 chromosome 7, rPodRaf1.pri, whole genome shotgun sequence nucleotide sequence GAGACATGCCTCTACTATACTCGCAAGACAGCAGAACTTTGTTATAGGATTGCACCTAAATAACTGATTAACAGTTTATATAGTGATTTGTGTGGGTGGAATCCAATGCTACGTGAGTGGAATCTCACTTATGAAGCAAGGGCCCTCCTTCCCCGGCACCCCACAAAATCTGCACTATACTATCAGGTGTTAGTATCCCTCTTCATTAGCATTCAGCACAGTCAACCAGCTCATCAACTGAGTTCAAACATATATTTCACCAACTAAAAATGGACAGGCCAACACTCCCACTCCTTGCTTAGTGAAGACACAGCACCATTCAGGAATACAGACATATCTGAAAACATGATGACAGAAATGCTAAAAGGCTTGGAAACAAAATGAAGGTGCATTTGATTCTCCCCAAATCGCCCCCACTAAAAAAAACCCATCAATCATTTATCAGTAAAGGTCCTATCCATAAAGGTCAATAAAGGttatgttcctctctctctctccctttcacaGTCAATTCTAGAATTTCACAGTCAATTCTATACTTCTGTTTCTACAATTTTATCTGCAACTTGAACAGTTGCGCAGTAGACAAAAATTCAGCTGCTGCGTTTTTCTCCACCAATGACTCTCTTCAGCAACCTGCTGAATTTCAGCCTGTTTTACAGCTGTTGTATGTCCTTGTTAACATTTTGAGTTCAACTGTTTCAAAATGCTAACATTTTTACCATCCAGATTAACTACAAAATGGTTTCATATGTACATTGTggacaggaggacaggaagaacaCACCTCCCCTGGCTGGATAGGGCACACATGCTGCACTCTGCCTGGAGCCCACTCCAAGGACCCTTTCCATCCCCTCCTATAGAACCACCAGCAGCAGTTTTTTCTGCTAGAGATCCCCGCGGATTCCTTCTGTGGGCAAAGTAGGTgctaagctgggggtgggggggtttctCCAGGTGTCACAGGAAAACTTCCACTGCCTGATAGGGGATTTTTGAGGGGGACGGGTTTGCCTCTGTTTGTTGCTAATGTTAGCCTTACCTATCACAGAATTAACTGCTTACAAAAGatgagtacagtagtacctcgggttacagacacttcaggttacagatgcttcaggttacagactccgctaacccagaaatagtacctcgggttaagaactttgcttcaggatgagaacagaaatcgcaaggcggcagcgggaggccccattagcttcttggccttttggctaagatcaagtgggaggccccattagctaaagtggtacctcaggttaagaacagtttcaggttaagaacggacctctggaacgaattaagttcttaacccaaggtaccactgtagtgggaaaaTTCCCCCATGTTTCACCCTAAATTTCCACTGAAAGGGCTGTCAGCAAAAGCTAGTGGGTGCTAACTTTGCCACTTTGCCACTGTCTTGCGCGTGCCCCCTCTTCTAGATGCCTCCACCAGATGTTGTTTCTCCCTTCTCTTCAGACTCCTCCAGTTTTATCTGCACAAACAGAGCATTTAATCTCCTTTGCTACCAATGCTGTAAAAACACAGAAACTATGAAACTGTGTTAAGATGTTATTGTTGAAGTTTGCTTCTTCGCATAAAATGTCACCGTTGCCGGAAAAGGGAATCTCTTCAGCAGGAAGGTGagacaatttaataaaaatttaacATTTGCACAAGTCTTAGCTGGTTTAGAAGAGCCTTGCACATAATAATTTAAGATGTGGCTGCTCAACCTCTGCTATGTGATCATGCTTCACTCTTCACCTAAAGTGAATTGAAGGAGAAGACTGGCATCTTTTACAGCTTAATAAATATGAAGCCTTTCactggaattggaatacaagttTACTTTCACAGCCTGAAGACAGATACATCTAATGAACTATAGATTAAATAAGATGTGCATATGAAAAGGCAACTAAATAACTTGTTAAACCAATTAATGTTATTTCAGAATTGTGATGTTTAGGCCATTTTTTTGTTAGCATCTTACAATCTTTtgattaaaacatttatatcccatctttccaacGTAAAACTAATGGTAAGAGCAGAGAACAGATTCAAAATAACCACTGACACATCATAAACTACTTATATTTCTAaatactgggttgtatccaatttaGCCTTACTGGACGTAACTAACATCAGCTCACTAATTTCTGGGGGTCTGCTTTGAGTATCTTATTTGGATACAACTCTCTATGTTGTGATCCCTCTGGAAAGAAGCTAGACTAAAGGATAAGTATCAGAACACATGACCAAGGATGCCACGATGGCTGCCATGATGTCACAGGGAAAACTGGATGCCCTGGTTTTTTCCAGAACACTTGGTGGGTATGTATTTTGTGTACGTTAGCAAATAATTGTTACTTAAGGAACAGTTCACCAAGTCTTGTTCACACAAAGCTTCCACTAATGGTGAAatcccactttctcatttttcgcTGTCGCTCCCTCAACTCAAAATCAtctcatgctggccacaatgACATGCAGCGATAAACCAGGATTTGGGGCATATTGTGCCTACCTTGAATGATTCACTCCTCCCATGTTGCTAATGtgataaacaaaccaacaaaccttgGGTTCCCATTATTGCTGAACCAGGTACAGTATTATGGTTTGTAGGTCCCCAGAAATCATTGATCCATAAGCCAATAATAAAACCCTGTCTTAATgctatttataataatatttatatactgctgtgcATAAAAAAACCATCATGCACTTTACAATAGTCACACATAAAACCCTACAGTATGAACCATATGTAAATTGAAATCAGCTAACTATTatgaacaaacatacaaacataccCACTATATGTAACAAGCGCTTGGTCTTGCTTGGGTTTAGCAGATAGAGCCAAGCAAAGGCAAGACCAGCTGACCTTGCTCTACACTACTGAAAGAAACGAGCTCACTGATGAGGGATCTTCTTACAAGACAGACAACTAATACAGTACCTTGCAAATCAATGTAGACAGTAATCcaagccatgtctactcagaagtaagtcccactgaattcaatggggcttgccaGATGGCAGGggtggttgcttgtgagtaaccCGGCAGGACtcagacctgtcttttacaggttttatttggtacaaaaactatttacagtgcagaacgccAAAGTTCacgtctgcctcaatcgctagcagaatctgggagtggcttTTTCCGATTTtgtccccaacataagaacttcgtCAACCCCAgctgttttcttccttctttgcGCTTTACCCCTCTGCGCAAGGTGGGCAacggaagaggcgtgcttccctcctggccggcttgACCAGGAGCGGTGCTGGGGCTCACGGCAGCACCCCCTGAtccctttccctcttccccactggaggcgtggctttccccaccgcaggaagaggaactgcttcgcaagacttTCGGAGGATCCCTGTATCCCAATGGCCCCTCTACCTCCCTTCCCTGTTCTGATGGCAGCTCCCTGACAGGGCTCACTCCTAGATAAATGGAGTTTATGTGGGGTTATGCCTTCAGGCATAGCTTCCTGGATTAACTGAGCTGCACACATAGACCACAAACCAGTGCAACCAAAAATGGAAGTTCAAAGGTGCATTAATTTTTTCCCCTGAGTCCTTTACAGTGGaaaaggaggggtataaataaatatatgatacAAATGATATTTGGCTGGCATGGGGATATTAAGAAAGGTCTTGCTATCTGTCATATTGTAAACAAAAGTTCTGCAAGTGGGCActcaaaaacacattaaaaaattgtcctgtagcaccttagagaccagctaagtttgttctgggtacagtataagcttttgtgtgcacgcacacttcttcagataccaaaacACAGTGAGTTAAAGGGATTGAGCAAATGGGAGGAGGAGGCTTTATCTCTCATTTTCCTCTACCTCCCCATATTCCTCTTGAAAAGCATTGTTGCTGCCTCTACCAAGAACATACAAGCTCAGTAAGTAACTTCCTTGACTCATGACGACAATAAAAGTTTCAGTCTTTCAAAGCAGCCACCCAAGGTCCAGGTTAGTAGAAGCATGGGTATGAATCAGCATCTTTAATTATATCAGAGGAATTTTAGAACCAAAGAATATCTACCTGAATTCCTCAAACTGGCAGCAACATGCATGCTACAGTGCTCTAGCTGGAACACAAATGCAGCATACTAAGAAATGTACTGGGTTGGATCCCAACCCTCAGTAACAGCTTCTCAAGAGGGCACAAGGAAGGCAAAGGAATTAAGTAAAattgcctctctctccccctcacttCCTTTCGCAGGAATGTTCCTTGAATATACAGGAACTCTGCATTCAACCAATCAACTGCAATCTACTAGTTATTCACCTCTTCAAGATCAAGGTTATTTCTAAAGTGGTTATGCCAGTTGTAAAGCCAAGTATGAAAGACAAAACCTGTCCCACTTAAAATGCCTAATTTGTGCCTAACTGAATCCACAATTAGAACCCAATGAAAATATCAAAATTTTCAGTAAGTTCTTAACCTCCGTTGTTCGTTATTGATGGTCAGAAActaacaatacaaacaaattagcAGAGGTACTCAAGCCATTAACCCGTCTCAAAGGTATCAATAgttgaaaatataaaaaatgtttaGCTTTATAGAACCATTTCAGGAACATACCTGTCAGAGGTGGTTTGTGTGAGTGAAGGTTGCAAGGTACACTCACAATTAATTTCTGATCAGGAATTTGAGGCACATCATCTTCTGAACTCCTATTGTATagatcaaaacaaaataaatggtgAGAGAACAAATGAGAATATCTTGCTAAAGATCCAAACCTTCATTGGTCCCTTTTCCCctctaaacagaataattataataatatgaaAAAGTCATTCTCTCACTGTCATACTAGATGGTAAGCCCCTGGGAAGCTAAATATCTAAATGCTGAGTGTATTTGTTTTCTTGAAAGATAAAGGGCAGCTTATGAAATTTCTTAAGCTTCTTCAAAAACTAAGCCAATAAAGAAATATGACTGCAAGAAGACAAATATAGTGCAGCCAATATATGTTTCAACGTTAGAATATTGTTTGCCCTTAACAAAACAGATCTATACTTAATACAGGGGAACAAGTGGTCTACTTGGCAGCAGAAACCAACAGCCCTGCAGGGCTAACATGGATGACATGGAGAAGATCTGGTTTGGGCTAGCCAAACAAAGAAGATATGGAGCTACCCACTTCATATAATATCACTAGGAGAATTCCTGTTTTGGCAAGACTTTCCTGTACAGGGTAATGTTTGCTATTTTAACCACACGCATAAAAGTCCAAGCAGCTGTACTAAATCACCAATTCAAAACCTCTTCAAAGAGACTTCGGCAAGGGACCAAAGAATTATGAAATTAGTTCTGCAAGCCCAAAGAGGCTTTAATCTTGCTTATAGCAGGCACAACACTCTAAATTGAAAGTTATGTGGAAGTTGTGCTATGGCGTGGAGATTGCCTgttgtaagaaaaagaaaatatcccACTGGGGTTGCACAAGCCCCTCACATTAGGCTAAGTggctctttggatcccagccccAATATTCACATAAACCGATTACACTTTGCTAAAGGGGAAGagacatatataataataataataataataatttattatttataccccgcccatctggctgagtttccccagccactctgggcggctcccaatcagtgttaaaaacagtacagcgttacatattaaaaacttccctgaacagggctgccttaagatgtcttctgaatgtcaggtaattatttatctctttgacatctgatgggagggcgttccacagggcgggcgccactaccgagaaggccctctgtctggttccctgtagcctcacttctcgcaatgagggaaccgccagaaggccctcggcgctggatctcagtgtccgggctgaacgatgggggtggagacgctccttcaggtatacaggacataGTTGCTTTGggatccccctcctcctcctcctattccaATTCAAATGAATGCTCAAGGCAGTTAATGATCTTGGCCCTGTAATGACATCCCACCCATTTTAGTGATAATTGGTCATCAGTTAAAGGCATCTgcttccaagatttcccagtgtCGTATCTTGAGAAATTGAATTTCACAGCACTGTAAGAAACAGGCAACTAAATATCTAAAGGGAACAGCAGAAGGAGTCTGGTGTATTTTACAGCTTTCTTAAAAGCTAGTCTTTCAAGGGAATTGGAGTACAAGCATACTTCAGTCTTCATATCGTTTTGTTAAGAAAGGCCATTGCGCCCTCCTTTGAACCTCAGCTGAGCATTCCTAATGAATGccttataataataattcccattAATAATATAGAGAAATCAATGGACTCATACCTTAATGGCACATCTGTATTTTGCTGGACTCTTCCCAATACAAGAACTTCATAAGGCTTCTTGTGAAAAGAGTCTAATGGAAATACAATCTCTCCAGACTTTGTAATCTGATAGAAAGGAACCGGAAATCAATGCTGCAAGTTACAAATCAATGTTACAATATTTCATTTTCTATTCATCTATCCTAAGGATGTTTTCTCACTATACCCAGGTCTAGTTAAGAGATGTGTAGTCTTCAGGCTTGTGTAATCtactttctttttcatttacaCCCTGAAGTCTATCAATGGTGGCTTGGGGGTAGACCACTGAACCCAATGAGCCTTAACACTGCTGTGGCtacatatacatttataaatCCTCATCTGAATTACTTCAGATCAAGGATTCTAACATCAAATTTGAAATATGATCAGCAGGACAGTCCAAGACTGGTCAAAGCAAAGTAAGTTTCCAAAgccatttgggggggaaatggagggaaaCCTAGTTTCCCTCCGAAttttccaggtttttttccaggcCTTGCCATCTCTACTTATGGGGGAAATAGTGAAATAAATCAAGAATTGCAACTGGGGTTGCAACACTTCGTTGAccgatttaaaagaaaaaagaagcgaCATCAGATTAACCaggaagactttttttaaaaaaaggaaagaaagggctATTTACAAATTATTCTCAGGAAGGAATGCCTCCTTCTGCTACTTGctcaaaaaaaaataatgtttccccctttttttcataCATGTACAAATGTATGTAATTTATTAGAACTCATGCAGTTAACAtagtaaggttgcaatcctatatagacctgggagtaagccccactgaagtcagtgggatttacttctgagcagatatgtataggattgtgctgagtGAGTTCCTTAATTGGGTGTCATCCCTAACTGTAACTTCCCATGGGagataatatattaaaaaattacatACATAACAAAAATTTGCTTCAAAAATGCTaatattcaaatattttaaatgctaccaataaaaacagttattgagaaataaatttaaaactaaacatatataaaaataagtcCAAAGGTTCCAGCGAACTTACTTTCACCCAGAACCACTCCACCACTCCACGCACAGACCAATGGGGATAGAGTTCATTCTTCACAAAACATAAATGCTTCTGTCGGTTAGTCACCCAAGTGACCACAAGACAACCTGGGGCCGCCAGCGCTGGCACAGGAATTTGCTTGATTTGCCAATGGGACAAGTAATTGTACCTACACATGAATAAATTTACAAAGTCTGAGCTGGACCAAAGCTAGAAAGGGAAACAGCAGGCCTTTACAAAGCAATGGCAAtcttttgcaaacttttttcaatgCTAACATTTAGATAAATTAAAACTGAGCCAACACTGACATCCAGTGGTGAAATCTGTTCCCATCGTATTTGAACATCTGTTTCTTTACAATCTGATCCACTGGGTGCAGCGATAAATATCCTACCATTTCCAAATTCCGTTATGCATAGAAACTGAACTTATGATCATTAAAAGTTACATAATACATTAAAGCAATTCTCTGCAATGCAGAATATCTAAtactttgattcccccccccactttaatcTACAACACAGTCATACAGTATTTAAAAAGCTACTAATTAAGTTAAGcaatggaatttgctaccacaagatgtggtgatggccactaacttttaaaggaaaatacaataattcatagAAGATAATATTAGTAACAGTGAATAGGATTGATAGCTATATGCTACCTGAAGCATTAGGATCACCAGTTGCTGTgggtaacaggatgctggactaaatgggctttTGCTCTGAGTCTGCAAGGCTCTTCTTCTAATATTAAAACTGCAGTAATACAAATTTGCAGTAATACAAATAGAAAAATACTGACATGAAAATCTACGACTTTTCACAATGAAGTGTAGAGCTTTCTGAGTGATTGTTCAGGCGATTCATATGAGTGAGATGCCCATCACCCAGATAATCTGTATTTTTTTGTACTGCATTTTAAAGAGGCATGCCTGTTGATCACCTGAGAATCCATCTGGGTGGGTAGACACAGAACCAAGTACTACAGCCAGAGTTATAGACAAAAAGGAAAAGTGATATGCCTCCATGGCTAAGATCTGAACCCTGAGCTTATTTTGATGAATTTGAAATCAGTTAAAAATTAAAGCTTATCAATTTCTATAGGCTCAGGCATACCTCACTCTGCATAGGACCAAATTGTACATTAAACATACAAGCTTTGAAGCCTgagtaatttggaattaatggtAAGCCTTTAAACTgggcttttttattttcttggaaGCAGTCATCCCTAATAACTGTTGGGGTATTTGTCCCTGTCTGGTTAACAAGGGGGGGGGCCATCCCAAGGTAGTATATAAACTCACAGTGCTGTTATGCTATTCTCTGACAACTCTTCCTTCTATTCCCCCCATTCCAGAAGTACCACTTCGTTTCTACTTCTATTCTAATGTGAACTTCCTCCATTCATCCCTCCCATGTTGTATTCCAGAATATGATACAAACATTTCCCTTCCTGTCTTGCAAATGGCGGTGGAATCAGAATTCTCCTACGATAGTGGAAACATGTTGCTTTACTAGTCTCAACGCATtgcttattttaaaaggaatgtaCAGCTCTTGGCCAGCTTCCCTCTCAGACAGTAAGGCCATCCCACCTAGCAGCTTTTGTAAAATATGAATTAATTAGAAGCAAACCAGAGTAGCTTTAACTTCTGCAAACGCTCCACAGGCACAGAAACCATTTATTTTGATTAACCTTGAAATAACAGAGCATTCAGAGAGGTATATTGCTCAGAAGTTAATATTTTCAATTATGAAGTATTCTCATTAAGGGGGCGGAGAAGGTTCAGTGTTGTAATCTCATTCCCCAACCCCAGCATAACTATACTTTCACCTTAGAAAACTATCAAACCAGGTTCCCCACTGCCTCGTAGAACTTTCATATTAATTCAGTTTAATTGAAGTTCTACTGACATAAAATTGCAGTTATCCACTGGAGAATTAGATGCATGCATTCTAATGTAGTAATCTGAGTTTACAAAACAGAACCCATTACATTTGAGAATATCAACCAGAAAAAGAGAAACGAAACAAAGCAACAAATGTGCTAATATGCCTTTggttgccacccccacccctcaagcCTGAACAGTAGATTCTGGCCGCAGTCCCCTatattcacttacctgggagtaaggacttaatggaacttacttctgaatagacatgtctCCTGTTGTAAACAACTCTTAATTGCACTAGTAAAGCCAGAAATTGTCATTCCACATACACCATTAACATCTAAAAGGGAGCTGTTTTAATATGtatgtttaataaaatatatgtTTTAGAAGGTAAAAGGCTACCTGTTACTTCTTTTAACGGACTTGTTCTCCCATGGTGGATCTATTATAATTATGCCAAACTTTTTTTTATCTAGAAAACAAAGCAACAAGAATACACATTTTTCAGTATTTCAAATTatgtctatttttatttttttgcaacaaaACCAAGTTGCTCACCAAGTTTTAATAAACAATTTTCATACTATTTAAAAGAACATGGAAATGTGATGTTTTGTGGTAACGCTACCCTGCTCTGATTACAAATAAAGATATAAACATACTTCTGATCAAACTGAAGTGGCTCCATTTCACGTTCATTCAAACTAACAGGCGGCCATGTCAGTTCCAAAACTAGCATAAAATGCTTCTCTTTTATTAAGAGGTTTCTGTTCCACAAAGGATGTATTAGCCTCTAATTTTTCTAATACCTCACACTATGCATGCTAGAAATCAGATAACAGGTGAAAATGAGTGACAGCCATATAGTATGAATATGTTTGTAACAATTGCTGATGCTCAAATCTAAGCATTTCTGCTAATAGATGTTCTTTAAATTCCTTCCAAAATCTACACAATTTGCTCTGTCAATATATTAATGAAACACTGAACCAAAAGTGGGTAattttgcttggaaatgtacttaCAGTCCAGGAGTGGCTGCATAACAGAAATATCAGATAAAAGGAAAGCACttttgggaggaaataggtaCTTCTGTCCCATTAATGTTATTATCTTTGCATAGTTTGTGGTGTTTTCTGTAATACAGGAAACCCGAACTTGTTCTGGAACACAGGAGTCCTCACTTATCATGCATACAGCTCTTTGTTCTGTTTCATTCACTGAAGGAAACTGCTTTGCCATCTCACATAATTCAGCTAAACTACTGTGTTCTATAACAGGAGTCTTGGCACAAATCTGTTTTGAAGAGCTAGGCTGGAGGAAACCACTTCTAAGCCCCTCCTGGACTAAACTCCTGGTACCATCCAAAATCAAGCCGCTGATCTGTGcagcaaagaaaaatgaaaaaaagagagaaaatatctGAGGCGGGTTGTTATAATCCACAGAGACATATCCACAGACATGCAAATCTTCAGTCTGTGAACAGGATTATCTGAATGAATAACTGAACAGTCCACACTATTAAACATTCTGatagttttgcattttaaatatcaAGCCAAGGAAAGTGTCATTCTAAAACACTGGCATTCATTATCCTACTTTAAATACTGAAATGGTGCTATTTATAGTTCAACTTGAAGCTCTTAGCATAGTGAGCTATCAGTTAATAGTATATGCATATTTAATCATGGAAGTGTGCATCTGAGGTTACTCAAACAAGCAACTCCTCCATCACAATTATTTCTCCTACTTACCTTTAAATGGTATTCTAAAGCATCACGTTCACCATGGTTAAGTTCACTGCTTCTTTTTCGTTTCTAAAGTTAACAACATGCACAAACATCAGCACCTctatcatttaaaaatattgccATACTCTGTGGTTCTTTATacttaaaaagataaaggtagaTTCTGTGATGCATCTTGCACTCTAGAACTTGACAGAAGTAACCAAAGCCTTGCTGCTATTGTGCCCCCAAAGTGATAACACTTTAGCGCTGTCAAAGGCAGACATATTATAAGCACACCTTGTTAAATAATGTTGTTAATTAGTTGACTCACTGGAATAAAAAAACCTACATGGTAGTTCAAGTCTAAGGCggatgttaattttatttatgttacTCCAAGTAACTAGTGAATATTATAATGGCACTGAAGGAAATGGGACTATAAATATTTTAGAGGGATTGAGCCTTCGGTTCATTAAAGTAATCAAACATCAACATGTGCTTACAGTAACTTGTGACAtattaaaaagaaggaaaatagTTATGCATCTATAGAGAGGGTTCAACATGTGTGTTTAAAGGTGATCATTGAGCTACAAAAGCAGTGGGTAAAATGTTCACAATAAATTAGGGGGTTATATGTTTCCCTTTGTAAAACAGTGACAAATAGAACTCATTTCAAAGGAAGATACTTTGCAGCAATTCCTCTATACTGTACCTTTTTGGCTTTAGCAGTATAGTAAGAGCCATTCATCTTGACTCTTTCTTGCTGTTCTGATCCGCCATTTCCTAGACCAGCCTCAGATCCCTTTTGCTGGAGTTCCATTTGATTGTTTGCAACTCCATGTGGCTTCAGCACATTAAAAAATTCTTCCCGAAAAACATATGTATTCTTTACCATTAGACTTGCTTTTTCTTCTGGGGCCTTGATCTCATCAATAGAATCTTTTCTGCAATAATTTTTAGCATCTAGGCTTACAGCCTCAACGAGAGCCCCATCTGAggaagcagcagtagcaggatCATCAACAAAGGCCAAGCCAGAATGATCATGGGAATGGCATAGCTGGTAGTTAGCTTTGTTTATGAAGGAGAGGTGGTCCAGTAGCCACCCAGCTGATAGATGACAAACAACAGACATTCTCTGCTTTTCCTGCTGTTTTTCAGTGTATTGATCTTCCAAGTGGAttcaacataaataaataaatcagtatctCTGAAAAGTAAAAAAGTAAACCTTTTATAAGTATTGCAatttattattgggggggggggtaaccaaAAATACCAATATTCTAACAGCATAATTCTATGGAAGTTTACCtggcagtaagtcccactgtatccAATGAGTCTTACTCCACAAGTAAATGTACTTAGGACTACAGCCAAAGACAGATAAACTTCTTCCAGTATACAG carries:
- the METTL4 gene encoding N(6)-adenine-specific methyltransferase METTL4 isoform X1, which codes for MSVVCHLSAGWLLDHLSFINKANYQLCHSHDHSGLAFVDDPATAASSDGALVEAVSLDAKNYCRKDSIDEIKAPEEKASLMVKNTYVFREEFFNVLKPHGVANNQMELQQKGSEAGLGNGGSEQQERVKMNGSYYTAKAKKKRKRSSELNHGERDALEYHLKISGLILDGTRSLVQEGLRSGFLQPSSSKQICAKTPVIEHSSLAELCEMAKQFPSVNETEQRAVCMISEDSCVPEQVRVSCITENTTNYAKIITLMGQKYLFPPKSAFLLSDISVMQPLLDYKKKFGIIIIDPPWENKSVKRSNRYNYLSHWQIKQIPVPALAAPGCLVVTWVTNRQKHLCFVKNELYPHWSVRGVVEWFWVKITKSGEIVFPLDSFHKKPYEVLVLGRVQQNTDVPLRYDSEDDVPQIPDQKLIVSVPCNLHSHKPPLTEILKAYTKPDVECMELFARNLQPGWTSWGNEVLKFQHIDYFTAFQNKSDK
- the METTL4 gene encoding N(6)-adenine-specific methyltransferase METTL4 isoform X3, with protein sequence MSVVCHLSAGWLLDHLSFINKANYQLCHSHDHSGLAFVDDPATAASSDGALVEAVSLDAKNYCRKDSIDEIKAPEEKASLMVKNTYVFREEFFNVLKPHGVANNQMELQQKGSEAGLGNGGSEQQERVKMNGSYYTAKAKKISGLILDGTRSLVQEGLRSGFLQPSSSKQICAKTPVIEHSSLAELCEMAKQFPSVNETEQRAVCMISEDSCVPEQVRVSCITENTTNYAKIITLMGQKYLFPPKSAFLLSDISVMQPLLDYKKKFGIIIIDPPWENKSVKRSNRYNYLSHWQIKQIPVPALAAPGCLVVTWVTNRQKHLCFVKNELYPHWSVRGVVEWFWVKITKSGEIVFPLDSFHKKPYEVLVLGRVQQNTDVPLRYDSEDDVPQIPDQKLIVSVPCNLHSHKPPLTEILKAYTKPDVECMELFARNLQPGWTSWGNEVLKFQHIDYFTAFQNKSDK
- the METTL4 gene encoding N(6)-adenine-specific methyltransferase METTL4 isoform X2 — encoded protein: MSVVCHLSAGWLLDHLSFINKANYQLCHSHDHSGLAFVDDPATAASSDGALVEAVSLDAKNYCRKDSIDEIKAPEEKASLMVKNTYVFREEFFNVLKPHGVANNQMELQQKGSEAGLGNGGSEQQERVKMNGSYYTAKAKKKRKRSSELNHGERDALEYHLKISGLILDGTRSLVQEGLRSGFLQPSSSKQICAKTPVIEHSSLAELCEMAKQFPSVNETEQRAVCMISEDSCVPEQVRVSCITENTTNYAKIITLMGQKYLFPPKSAFLLSDISVMQPLLDYKKKFGIIIIDPPWENKSVKRSNRYNYLSHWQIKQIPVPALAAPGCLVVTWVTNRQKHLCFVKNELYPHWSVRGVVEWFWVKITKSGEIVFPLDSFHKKPYEVLVLGRVQQNTDVPLRSSEDDVPQIPDQKLIVSVPCNLHSHKPPLTEILKAYTKPDVECMELFARNLQPGWTSWGNEVLKFQHIDYFTAFQNKSDK
- the METTL4 gene encoding N(6)-adenine-specific methyltransferase METTL4 isoform X4 codes for the protein MSVVCHLSAGWLLDHLSFINKANYQLCHSHDHSGLAFVDDPATAASSDGALVEAVSLDAKNYCRKDSIDEIKAPEEKASLMKRKRSSELNHGERDALEYHLKISGLILDGTRSLVQEGLRSGFLQPSSSKQICAKTPVIEHSSLAELCEMAKQFPSVNETEQRAVCMISEDSCVPEQVRVSCITENTTNYAKIITLMGQKYLFPPKSAFLLSDISVMQPLLDYKKKFGIIIIDPPWENKSVKRSNRYNYLSHWQIKQIPVPALAAPGCLVVTWVTNRQKHLCFVKNELYPHWSVRGVVEWFWVKITKSGEIVFPLDSFHKKPYEVLVLGRVQQNTDVPLRYDSEDDVPQIPDQKLIVSVPCNLHSHKPPLTEILKAYTKPDVECMELFARNLQPGWTSWGNEVLKFQHIDYFTAFQNKSDK